GATGCCCAAATTGGGCGGTTTGACCCTCGACAACACCAAATGGACAGTAGGTGCGGGGCTGCGTTACAACGTAAACAAAAAAGACCCGACCTACATAAGAATAGATTACGGATTTGGAAAAGACACCTCTGGGCTTTATGTGACCTTTGGGGAGGCTTTTTAAAGAAAAAAAATCAAAACCATGAGAATTGTATTGCTGCTAATTTTATTGTTCCACGGCCTTATCCATTTTATGGGCTTTGCCAAAGCCTTCCATTTTGGGAATTTGGCACAATTTACTAAGGATATTCCAAAGCCCATGGGCTTACTTTGGCTGCTTACCGGTCTGCTTTTTATCGTATCGGGTATCCTGTATATGATGAAAAAAGACGCTTGGCCGATACTTGCCATTATTGCGGTGGTTTTATCACAGATTTTGATTTTTATGGTCTGGACTGATGCCAAATTCGGTACCATTGCCAATGTTATTGTCCTGATAATGGCAATCATGGGTTATGGAACGCAAACTTTTGAAAATAGCTATAAAAAGGATGTGGCCGCTGCGATGCAAAAGATGGTCGCTACCGATGAAGTCATTACCGAGAGTGACCTTGCAACAATTCCCGAACCAGTCCGAAATTACTTGAACTATGTAGGGGTGGTAGGCAAGCCAAAACTGCAAAATGTCAAAATAGTTTTTGAGGGCGAAATGCGCGATAGGGGCAAGGCCTGGTTCAAATTCACTTCCGAACAATACAATTTTTTTGACGACCCCACCCGTCTTTTCTTTATGAAGGCCAAAGTGTTGGGGCTACCCACAACGGGATACCATCGCTACACAAAAGATGGTGCCGGTATGATGATAAAGTTGCTGTCGTTGTTCCCTGTTGCCAAAGTCGATGGCCCGGCAATGTTCCCCACCGAAACGGTCACCTTTTTCAATGACCTGTGCCTATTCGCCCCTGTAGCGCTCATTGACGACCGCATACAATGGGAAACTATGGATAAACAAACTGTCAAGACCATGTTTACCGTAAACGGGACGACCATTTCGGCCATGCTATATTTTAATGAAAAGGGACAGTTGGTCAATTTTGTTTCCGATGACCGCATATCAGTAGATGAAATGAAAACCTATCCGTTTTCGACCCCCACCGGCAACTATCAAAATATAAACGGCTACAATCTTCCGACATACGGGGAGGCCGTTTGGCATTATCCGGATGGGGAGTTTGTATATGGGAAATTCAATTTGAAATCCATTGAGTATAACGTATCACAATTGCAGGAAAAATGACTCCCTGACCGGTGCCGTATTGCTTTCTTTGAAGTAAAGCCTTTTAGTGCGCTACTGATCGTGGTCATTGCTCGAACCGCTGAATTGGGGTATCTTGCCAATATTCAAAAACCAAAAACCCTATTATGTCCATTGCGGAACGATATGAATCTACCGAACACCAAAGCAATATCGCACACTTTGCCGCTATCGTAA
This portion of the Flagellimonas lutaonensis genome encodes:
- a CDS encoding DUF6544 family protein — encoded protein: MRIVLLLILLFHGLIHFMGFAKAFHFGNLAQFTKDIPKPMGLLWLLTGLLFIVSGILYMMKKDAWPILAIIAVVLSQILIFMVWTDAKFGTIANVIVLIMAIMGYGTQTFENSYKKDVAAAMQKMVATDEVITESDLATIPEPVRNYLNYVGVVGKPKLQNVKIVFEGEMRDRGKAWFKFTSEQYNFFDDPTRLFFMKAKVLGLPTTGYHRYTKDGAGMMIKLLSLFPVAKVDGPAMFPTETVTFFNDLCLFAPVALIDDRIQWETMDKQTVKTMFTVNGTTISAMLYFNEKGQLVNFVSDDRISVDEMKTYPFSTPTGNYQNINGYNLPTYGEAVWHYPDGEFVYGKFNLKSIEYNVSQLQEK